One segment of Gloeocapsa sp. PCC 7428 DNA contains the following:
- the nthA gene encoding nitrile hydratase subunit alpha gives MNESSREAYNAARIKALESLLIEKGIITSETVDQVIDFFEKDMGPFNGAKIVAKAWVDPDFKQRLLEDTPSAIAQMNLPRGMAGAEGEHMKAVENTPDVHNLIVCTLCSCYPWPVLGLPPYWFKDPTFRARAIREPRKVLKEFGLDIPETTEVRVWDTSAQIRWFVIPERPASTEGWTEEQLAAVVTPEAMQGAAKVQVSTSI, from the coding sequence ATGAATGAAAGTAGCAGAGAAGCCTATAATGCAGCCCGCATTAAAGCTTTAGAGTCTCTGCTGATTGAAAAAGGAATTATTACAAGTGAAACTGTTGATCAAGTGATCGACTTCTTTGAGAAGGATATGGGACCGTTTAACGGTGCTAAGATTGTTGCCAAAGCATGGGTAGATCCTGATTTCAAACAACGCTTGTTAGAAGATACACCTTCAGCGATCGCTCAAATGAATTTGCCGCGCGGCATGGCAGGTGCTGAGGGAGAGCATATGAAGGCAGTCGAAAATACTCCAGACGTACACAACTTAATTGTATGTACTCTGTGTTCATGCTATCCGTGGCCAGTTCTAGGTTTACCTCCTTACTGGTTCAAAGATCCAACATTTCGCGCAAGAGCAATTAGAGAACCAAGAAAAGTATTAAAAGAGTTTGGGCTAGATATTCCTGAAACGACTGAAGTAAGAGTATGGGATACAAGTGCCCAAATTCGCTGGTTTGTCATACCAGAACGCCCTGCAAGTACAGAAGGATGGACAGAAGAACAACTCGCTGCTGTAGTTACTCCAGAAGCAATGCAAGGAGCAGCTAAAGTTCAAGTTTCTACAAGTATTTAG
- a CDS encoding nitrile hydratase accessory protein has product MQIKFEQFVTASMLGHQDAPPRSNGELLFQIDWESRAFGVAIALSKKGHYEWEDFRQELIVSIAEWEANHCQDDPNWDYYQRWLLALERLVCELDLIDIEELETRTQQLLKPNF; this is encoded by the coding sequence ATGCAGATTAAGTTTGAGCAATTTGTGACTGCAAGTATGTTAGGGCATCAAGATGCACCGCCTCGCAGCAACGGAGAGCTATTATTTCAAATAGATTGGGAAAGTCGAGCATTTGGCGTTGCGATCGCGCTTTCTAAAAAAGGACATTACGAGTGGGAGGATTTTCGTCAAGAATTAATCGTTTCAATTGCTGAATGGGAAGCAAATCATTGCCAAGACGATCCGAATTGGGATTATTATCAACGCTGGCTTCTCGCTTTAGAACGCCTAGTATGCGAACTCGATCTAATCGACATAGAAGAGCTAGAAACGCGGACACAACAGCTACTTAAGCCAAACTTTTAA
- a CDS encoding amidase, translating into MASIHQAIASGSLTCTQVVNYYLGRINALDPKVNALLYINPNATKVAAQLDRQYAKSGTAGSLHCIPVIAKDNYDTADMPTTAGYVGLKGSISPNDAFTIKRLRDAGAVILAKSNLTEFARGGTTISSLGGQTLNPYDLTRTPGGSTGGGGAAITSLSFANALNFGILATASDTGQSTRSPASANNLVGIRSTYGLVSRSGIVPVSFTQDNTGQIARTVRDAAIMLDVMAGYDPADPTTAFGMGRKPASYASELNPNSLQGARIGVLQDFFGTEAIHTEVNTVTMAAAKKMQELGAEVIPITIPDFATLTADLQVGDMEFKTALDKYLKSRGPNVLVKSFDEIMKRGGFHPAIAESMQTSSKFGDSKTNQDYRDRLLRRADLRQAVIKVMADNSLDAILYPHQKRLVVPVGKDQVERNGVLSNSTGFPAVTFPGGFSQPTKSAPIGVPIGIELLGLEWSEAKLLNYAYAFEQATQYRRPPQLKAD; encoded by the coding sequence ATCGCATCAATTCATCAAGCAATTGCATCGGGTTCGCTAACTTGCACTCAAGTTGTCAACTATTATCTTGGTCGCATAAATGCCTTAGATCCAAAAGTTAATGCGCTTTTATATATTAATCCCAATGCAACTAAAGTAGCGGCTCAACTCGATCGACAGTATGCAAAATCTGGTACAGCTGGTTCGTTACACTGCATTCCAGTAATTGCTAAAGACAACTACGACACTGCTGATATGCCAACGACGGCTGGATATGTCGGTTTAAAAGGCTCTATTTCTCCTAATGATGCATTTACGATTAAGCGACTGCGGGATGCAGGTGCAGTCATCCTAGCCAAGTCCAACTTAACTGAATTTGCTCGTGGTGGAACAACAATCAGTTCTCTAGGCGGGCAAACATTAAATCCTTACGATCTGACGCGGACTCCTGGTGGTTCGACAGGAGGAGGAGGGGCGGCGATAACTTCGTTAAGCTTCGCTAACGCATTAAACTTTGGCATATTAGCAACGGCAAGCGATACTGGTCAATCGACACGTTCTCCAGCGTCTGCAAACAATTTGGTAGGAATTCGTTCTACTTATGGGTTAGTGAGTCGCAGTGGAATTGTGCCAGTTAGCTTCACCCAAGATAATACAGGACAAATTGCGCGTACCGTCAGAGATGCTGCGATTATGCTCGACGTAATGGCAGGCTACGATCCAGCAGATCCAACTACAGCGTTTGGCATGGGACGAAAACCTGCTAGCTATGCGTCGGAACTTAATCCTAATAGTTTACAAGGTGCTCGGATTGGCGTTTTGCAAGATTTCTTTGGTACAGAAGCTATTCATACTGAAGTCAACACAGTAACGATGGCAGCTGCTAAAAAAATGCAAGAACTCGGTGCTGAAGTTATTCCAATTACGATTCCTGATTTCGCAACACTTACAGCAGATTTACAAGTAGGCGATATGGAGTTTAAAACAGCGCTTGACAAGTACCTCAAAAGTCGAGGTCCTAATGTCCTTGTCAAGTCGTTTGATGAAATCATGAAACGGGGTGGCTTTCACCCAGCTATTGCAGAAAGTATGCAGACTTCAAGTAAATTTGGGGATTCGAAAACTAATCAAGACTACCGCGATCGCCTGCTGCGCCGAGCAGATTTGCGCCAAGCTGTGATAAAAGTTATGGCGGATAATAGTTTAGATGCAATACTCTACCCGCACCAGAAGCGGCTGGTAGTTCCTGTTGGGAAAGATCAGGTCGAACGTAACGGTGTTCTCTCGAATAGTACTGGTTTTCCAGCAGTAACATTTCCAGGTGGATTTTCTCAGCCTACTAAATCTGCACCAATTGGAGTTCCTATTGGGATTGAACTATTAGGTTTAGAATGGTCAGAAGCCAAGCTGCTTAACTATGCTTATGCATTTGAGCAAGCAACGCAGTATCGCCGTCCCCCTCAACTCAAGGCTGACTAG
- the phnF gene encoding phosphonate metabolism transcriptional regulator PhnF, which produces MSHAALPLYVQIAEQLKQNIQQQVYQVGDKLPSETELSLQFKVNRHTLRRAIELLKQEGLLRTDRGIGIFVAATPIRYPIGKRVRYNDALQAQGITGGYQTLQAIAISADSKVAPKLDLKPGEPVALIEMLDLADSQPIGVSSSYFPLHRFPDIVEQFQDTQSISKLVREVYDCDHIRLYTHISARLVKPQDARLLNLPVNQPILLIEAVNVDQHDKPIEYTVTRFRGDLMELVINNEL; this is translated from the coding sequence ATGAGTCATGCTGCACTACCGCTTTATGTCCAGATTGCCGAACAACTAAAACAGAATATTCAGCAGCAAGTTTATCAAGTAGGTGACAAACTACCAAGTGAAACTGAACTAAGCCTTCAGTTTAAGGTAAATCGTCATACGCTCCGCAGAGCAATTGAATTACTGAAGCAAGAAGGATTGCTGCGAACCGATCGAGGAATTGGGATTTTCGTTGCTGCAACCCCCATTCGCTACCCAATTGGTAAGCGAGTGCGCTACAACGATGCATTACAAGCGCAGGGCATTACTGGAGGTTATCAAACATTACAAGCGATCGCGATTTCTGCCGATTCCAAGGTTGCGCCTAAACTAGATTTGAAACCAGGAGAGCCTGTTGCACTGATTGAAATGCTCGACTTAGCAGACAGTCAGCCTATTGGTGTTTCCTCTAGCTACTTTCCCCTACACCGTTTTCCAGACATTGTAGAGCAATTTCAAGACACGCAATCAATTTCAAAACTTGTTCGTGAAGTCTACGACTGCGACCACATTCGTCTTTACACCCACATTTCTGCTCGACTCGTCAAACCTCAAGACGCTCGACTACTTAATTTACCAGTGAATCAGCCTATTTTATTAATAGAAGCAGTCAATGTCGATCAACATGATAAGCCGATTGAGTACACAGTTACCCGATTTCGGGGCGATCTGATGGAGTTAGTCATCAATAACGAACTCTAA
- a CDS encoding CPXCG motif-containing cysteine-rich protein — protein sequence MQNTAEYTCAYCGEINLTFVDFSAGIQQSYVEDCQVCCQPNVLFLVIDEQTLNIEINSEPEN from the coding sequence ATGCAAAACACTGCTGAATACACTTGTGCATACTGTGGTGAAATTAATTTGACCTTTGTTGACTTCAGCGCAGGAATACAGCAGTCTTACGTTGAAGACTGTCAGGTTTGCTGTCAACCTAATGTGCTTTTCCTTGTAATTGACGAACAAACTCTGAATATTGAGATCAACAGTGAGCCAGAAAACTAA
- a CDS encoding RES domain-containing protein: MPLQTYISPWSGYAVRHIPDNPGKTYDIYDFRYCGRSNENRWNVAGEPTLYLAKEKDVALAEYARHFKVDRTQGLANQTYRRQVFRFRVELECVLDLTNPDVWSALSLENAPDCFKDKTIARSTANFIRNTTSTQAIVVPSIAFLDNLEQWCLVLFLEKLLPETRKFLPSVKADGFFQIF, from the coding sequence ATGCCCCTTCAAACTTATATATCGCCGTGGAGTGGATATGCTGTCCGGCACATACCTGATAACCCAGGCAAGACTTATGATATATACGATTTTAGATATTGCGGTCGGAGCAATGAAAATCGCTGGAACGTTGCTGGAGAACCAACACTGTATCTAGCGAAAGAAAAAGACGTTGCTTTGGCTGAATATGCACGTCATTTTAAGGTTGACCGGACTCAAGGTTTGGCAAATCAAACTTATCGCCGTCAGGTATTTCGGTTTCGGGTCGAGTTGGAATGCGTTCTTGATTTAACAAATCCAGACGTTTGGAGTGCGCTTTCTTTAGAGAATGCACCAGACTGTTTTAAGGACAAAACAATCGCTCGTTCAACTGCAAATTTTATTCGCAATACGACATCAACTCAAGCGATCGTTGTTCCTTCAATTGCCTTTCTCGATAACTTAGAGCAGTGGTGTTTAGTTTTGTTCTTAGAAAAATTACTACCAGAAACGCGCAAGTTTTTACCATCTGTAAAAGCTGACGGCTTCTTCCAGATTTTTTAA
- a CDS encoding helix-turn-helix transcriptional regulator, translated as MTTTINYDQRLNPLDIRQGLAISQERMSNLLKVSTKTVTRWEKGERRPTDQDTLSRLAKLKEIKELGLMIYTPEGLKEFLNTPLPIFNGRCALELLQLGEYETIISALAADFEGTGF; from the coding sequence ATGACAACAACTATTAACTACGACCAACGGCTAAACCCACTCGATATTCGTCAAGGGCTAGCTATTTCTCAAGAGCGCATGAGTAACCTCTTGAAAGTTAGTACCAAAACAGTAACTCGCTGGGAAAAAGGGGAGCGACGACCTACTGACCAAGACACGCTATCAAGGTTAGCCAAACTCAAAGAAATTAAAGAGTTAGGACTAATGATTTACACCCCAGAAGGGCTGAAAGAATTCCTCAATACGCCCCTACCAATATTTAACGGACGCTGCGCTTTAGAACTCTTGCAACTAGGCGAATACGAAACCATCATTAGTGCTTTGGCTGCTGACTTTGAGGGAACGGGCTTTTAG
- a CDS encoding DUF1998 domain-containing protein, with product MGLNEGKSNSEFEFYPYRYFAAEGFLPGFNFPRLPVRAYIPTEDGGEFISRPRTVALREFAPSNIVYYEGSKFMVAKTKVPVSGIDSQYKRVSVCFNCGYFHEGNFRDTCENCDAAIKNDRYENIAKLTRVLPMETAIARRRERITCDEEERLKYGYNVTTHFRYDSQKQESATVQSVEGTPLLRLTYGATAKIWRINRGLKKNIDERGFKLDTKTGFWGDPRNEQATESLHTEVNLMVNDTCNILVIEPLSVPVENSEAFIATLQYTLETAIQAVYKLEADELDSERLGEGKYLLFWEAAEGGAGVLSQLLEKPEAFQKIANAALDICHFNQPKESCVQACYECLLSYRNQFDHALINRHYIKPLLDQLLASKVVGNFEGMSREERYQQLLQQTDPNSNFERVVLQEIYQRGYKLPDAAQELIPLANCKPDFIYKTNAAIAIFCDGSVHDSPDKRRQDQIERDNLRYNTGYTVLTLRHDQDWEAKLSILASL from the coding sequence GTGGGATTGAATGAAGGTAAAAGTAATAGCGAGTTTGAATTTTATCCCTACCGCTACTTTGCTGCCGAAGGATTTCTGCCAGGATTTAATTTTCCTCGCCTACCAGTGAGAGCGTACATTCCCACAGAGGATGGCGGCGAATTTATCTCCCGCCCCCGCACTGTTGCTTTACGAGAATTTGCACCTAGCAATATTGTTTACTACGAGGGTAGTAAATTCATGGTGGCAAAGACCAAAGTTCCCGTTAGCGGTATTGACAGCCAGTACAAAAGGGTAAGCGTCTGCTTTAACTGTGGTTATTTCCACGAAGGCAATTTTCGCGATACCTGTGAAAATTGTGATGCAGCAATTAAAAACGATCGCTACGAGAATATTGCCAAACTGACTCGCGTGCTGCCAATGGAAACTGCGATCGCCCGCCGACGAGAACGCATTACCTGCGACGAAGAAGAACGGCTCAAGTACGGTTACAACGTTACCACTCACTTCCGCTACGATAGCCAAAAACAAGAATCAGCAACCGTCCAGAGCGTTGAAGGTACGCCACTGTTACGCTTAACCTATGGAGCCACAGCGAAAATCTGGCGGATTAATCGCGGACTAAAGAAGAATATCGACGAGCGAGGCTTTAAACTCGATACCAAAACAGGTTTTTGGGGCGATCCCAGAAACGAACAAGCTACTGAGAGCTTGCATACAGAAGTCAATTTAATGGTGAACGATACCTGTAATATTCTAGTTATCGAGCCTTTAAGCGTTCCGGTTGAGAACAGTGAAGCTTTTATTGCTACACTGCAATATACTTTGGAAACAGCCATCCAAGCAGTATACAAATTAGAAGCCGACGAACTCGACTCTGAGCGACTAGGGGAAGGTAAGTATTTGCTGTTCTGGGAAGCAGCCGAAGGAGGAGCGGGAGTTCTTTCGCAGCTGTTGGAAAAACCAGAGGCATTTCAAAAAATCGCCAATGCTGCTCTAGATATTTGCCATTTCAACCAACCGAAAGAAAGCTGCGTTCAGGCTTGCTATGAATGTTTGCTATCCTACCGCAATCAGTTCGACCATGCATTAATCAATCGCCATTACATCAAACCTTTACTCGACCAACTGCTAGCAAGTAAGGTTGTTGGCAATTTTGAAGGAATGTCCCGCGAGGAGCGATATCAGCAATTACTACAACAAACAGATCCTAATTCTAATTTCGAGCGAGTAGTTTTACAGGAGATTTATCAACGGGGATATAAGCTACCGGACGCTGCACAAGAATTGATTCCCTTAGCCAACTGCAAGCCAGATTTTATTTATAAAACCAATGCCGCGATCGCTATTTTCTGTGATGGTTCAGTTCATGATAGTCCTGATAAGCGCAGACAAGACCAAATCGAACGAGATAATCTCAGGTATAACACTGGTTATACTGTTCTAACATTGCGGCATGATCAAGATTGGGAGGCAAAGTTGAGTATTTTAGCGAGTTTGTGA
- a CDS encoding GTP-binding protein, whose amino-acid sequence MAYIKAKPVPVTVITGYLGAGKTTLLNRILTHKHGKKVAVIVNEFGKVGIDAQLVIDTNEEILEMNNGCICCTVRGDLIRIVNSLMQRRDKFDCLVIETTGLADPAPVIQSFFVDEIMRSHTELDAVITVIDAKHIWYHWDSCEAQEQIAFADVVLINKIDLISKTQLVELEKRLRKINAFAKFYYTQNCDLNIDCVLGIEAFDLKNTLSIDPNFLDEATHEHDRSIYSVAIAEMGTVNSDKLTNWLNQLTQTQGQNIFRLKGVLNVDAEDRRFVFQGIHMLLDGRPGRPWKPGESRRNELIFIGRSLDENQLKQEFRNCLI is encoded by the coding sequence ATGGCTTATATAAAAGCAAAACCTGTACCTGTAACCGTTATTACAGGTTATTTAGGTGCTGGAAAAACTACTCTTTTGAACCGCATACTAACTCATAAACACGGGAAAAAAGTAGCTGTAATTGTTAATGAATTTGGTAAAGTAGGAATCGACGCTCAGTTAGTTATCGATACTAATGAAGAAATTCTAGAAATGAATAATGGCTGCATTTGCTGTACAGTACGTGGCGATCTTATTCGGATCGTTAACAGCTTAATGCAAAGACGAGACAAATTTGACTGTTTAGTCATTGAAACAACAGGACTTGCCGATCCTGCACCTGTTATTCAATCATTTTTTGTAGATGAAATTATGCGATCGCATACTGAGCTTGATGCAGTTATTACAGTCATTGATGCTAAACATATTTGGTATCATTGGGACAGTTGCGAAGCTCAAGAACAAATTGCCTTTGCCGATGTAGTTCTAATTAATAAAATTGACCTAATCTCAAAAACACAGTTAGTAGAATTAGAGAAGCGACTGCGGAAAATCAATGCATTTGCTAAGTTTTATTATACCCAAAACTGTGATTTGAATATTGATTGTGTTTTAGGAATTGAAGCCTTTGACTTAAAGAATACTTTATCAATTGATCCTAACTTTTTGGATGAAGCTACCCACGAGCACGATCGGTCTATTTATTCAGTTGCGATTGCAGAAATGGGAACGGTTAACAGCGATAAGTTAACAAACTGGTTAAATCAATTAACGCAAACTCAAGGTCAAAATATTTTTCGACTCAAAGGAGTCCTCAATGTCGATGCAGAAGATCGGCGTTTTGTATTTCAAGGTATTCATATGCTACTAGATGGCAGACCTGGTCGCCCTTGGAAACCAGGCGAGAGCCGCAGGAACGAATTGATCTTTATCGGTCGCAGTTTGGATGAAAATCAGCTAAAACAAGAGTTCCGCAACTGCTTAATTTAA
- a CDS encoding amidase family protein, which produces MFGSSAQANSFRVEEASIADIHAAMKSGLTCRELMSSYIERIQAYDKKGPAVNSIITLNPQALALADSKDALFKKSGLSDPLHCIPVILKDNVDTKDLPTTAASMTLEGSIPPSDAVITSKLEAAGAIVIAKANLHEFAAWGETISSLGGQTRNPYDLSRTPGGSSGGTGAAIAANFGAVGIGTDTVNSIRSPASANSLVGLKPTMGLVSRSGIIPYSLTQDMAGPITRTVTDAAKVLNAIAGYDPDDPVTAWSVGRIPQSYTSFLQPNGLKGARIGVLQNLFGSEPEHAVVNEIINTAIAQMRQQGAIIVPVNIAGLDADQLVSDVSVHLYELKPHLQSYLQSLGSAAPVKTFDEIVASGKTHPSLKDILQKAQSLSTNDPEYKTRLLQRLELQQTIVKAMADYQLDAFVYPHQKQLVVPIGESQIGRNGVLGAITGFPAITVPAGFSPQSKSAPIGVPVGIEFLGRPWSEPILLRLAYSFEQATTHRRSPVSTPPFARTP; this is translated from the coding sequence ATGTTTGGTTCGAGTGCACAGGCAAACTCCTTTCGGGTAGAAGAAGCATCAATCGCTGATATTCACGCAGCAATGAAATCAGGATTAACTTGCCGTGAATTGATGTCTTCATATATTGAGCGCATACAAGCCTACGATAAAAAAGGACCCGCAGTAAATTCAATTATTACGCTCAATCCTCAAGCATTGGCGTTAGCAGATAGTAAGGACGCTTTATTTAAAAAATCAGGGTTGAGTGACCCTTTACACTGCATTCCAGTTATTTTGAAAGATAACGTCGATACCAAAGATTTGCCAACAACCGCTGCATCAATGACTTTAGAAGGGTCGATTCCTCCTAGCGATGCGGTAATTACAAGTAAGTTAGAAGCCGCAGGAGCAATTGTGATTGCTAAAGCAAATCTACACGAATTTGCTGCTTGGGGAGAAACGATTAGTTCGCTCGGCGGACAGACTCGCAATCCTTACGACCTGTCAAGAACGCCAGGCGGTTCGAGTGGTGGTACAGGAGCGGCGATCGCAGCTAATTTCGGTGCAGTCGGCATCGGAACTGATACGGTTAACTCGATTCGCTCGCCAGCATCTGCAAATAGTTTAGTGGGGCTTAAACCAACAATGGGTCTTGTCAGTCGCAGCGGCATAATTCCGTATTCTTTAACACAAGATATGGCAGGACCAATCACGCGCACAGTGACTGATGCTGCTAAAGTACTAAACGCGATCGCTGGTTATGATCCTGACGATCCGGTGACAGCTTGGAGTGTAGGTCGCATTCCTCAGAGTTATACTAGTTTTTTGCAACCTAACGGTTTAAAGGGCGCGAGAATTGGCGTCCTACAAAACTTATTCGGTTCAGAGCCAGAACACGCAGTAGTTAATGAAATTATCAATACAGCGATCGCGCAGATGAGGCAGCAAGGAGCAATTATTGTTCCTGTAAATATTGCTGGCTTAGATGCTGACCAACTTGTTTCTGATGTTAGCGTTCATCTCTACGAACTTAAACCACATTTACAAAGTTACCTGCAAAGTCTTGGTTCGGCTGCACCTGTCAAAACTTTTGATGAAATTGTTGCATCAGGAAAAACGCATCCCTCGTTAAAAGATATTTTGCAAAAGGCTCAATCTTTAAGTACAAACGACCCTGAATATAAGACTCGTCTTCTCCAGCGATTAGAACTGCAACAAACGATTGTTAAGGCGATGGCAGACTATCAACTCGATGCCTTTGTTTATCCCCATCAAAAACAACTTGTTGTTCCTATTGGCGAATCTCAAATTGGTAGAAATGGTGTTTTAGGGGCAATTACAGGCTTTCCTGCAATTACTGTACCTGCTGGATTTTCACCCCAAAGTAAATCAGCACCGATTGGCGTTCCAGTAGGTATCGAATTCTTAGGTAGACCTTGGAGCGAACCAATACTACTTAGACTTGCGTATTCTTTTGAGCAAGCTACTACACATCGTCGTTCTCCTGTTAGTACGCCTCCATTTGCCCGCACTCCTTGA
- the nthB gene encoding nitrile hydratase subunit beta, whose protein sequence is MKLQHYLGGLEGLGRINFEKRVFVQPWERRIFGIHVAMMALSQHLETAKVTPTKFKSVWTWANLRKLAEGMNPFDYFKYRYYEKWLGGISSFFIESGYVSTTELDAKTEIFLEKSNTSLPHNSKPEIDAQVIEYLRVGDSPKCKADIKPKFSVGNIVTIKNPLPTEHCKLPGYLRNKKGVVDVVYEGVYNYPLQTGDGVGDPMPIYSIKFDSHEIWGNLTEPKTWIYADIYEAYIENPI, encoded by the coding sequence ATGAAACTTCAGCATTATCTTGGTGGGCTTGAGGGACTAGGACGCATTAACTTCGAGAAGCGAGTTTTTGTTCAGCCTTGGGAAAGGCGAATCTTTGGTATTCATGTAGCAATGATGGCTCTTAGCCAACACTTAGAAACTGCGAAGGTGACACCTACTAAGTTCAAAAGTGTCTGGACGTGGGCGAATCTGCGCAAGCTTGCAGAGGGAATGAACCCTTTCGATTACTTTAAGTACCGTTACTATGAGAAATGGCTCGGTGGTATCTCCAGTTTCTTTATTGAATCAGGATACGTTTCTACAACAGAATTGGATGCAAAAACTGAAATATTCTTGGAAAAATCCAATACTTCTCTACCTCATAACAGCAAGCCTGAAATTGACGCGCAAGTAATCGAGTATTTGCGTGTAGGAGATTCGCCCAAGTGCAAGGCAGATATCAAACCTAAGTTCAGTGTAGGCAATATTGTAACTATTAAGAATCCGCTACCAACAGAACACTGTAAATTACCAGGATACTTGCGAAATAAGAAGGGAGTTGTCGATGTAGTTTACGAAGGCGTTTACAACTATCCATTACAAACAGGGGATGGCGTGGGAGATCCAATGCCCATTTACAGCATCAAGTTTGATTCCCATGAGATTTGGGGTAACTTGACAGAGCCAAAAACCTGGATTTACGCAGATATCTACGAAGCATATATCGAAAACCCTATCTGA
- a CDS encoding GIY-YIG nuclease family protein, with translation MVSSFEDITASKLLGGRCTLRQRALLPSISGIYFVTDERNYLLYVGKATNLQSRWAGSGHHRYKQLVRKGLDKITISYVLAPVAQLDDLERQYIAALKPLLNNGRVKKYLPKKSPRLSELQRLLKLANAPLFPSCKFTTDRQGNTIPRPTWNLFRGFVAGIYTVNNHRYIVIVCQQNMGEILYNSSTHKTKRRFILTTKKFGKFLVQRVILGCTNRYGNLMLDK, from the coding sequence GTGGTAAGTAGTTTTGAAGATATCACTGCATCAAAACTTTTAGGAGGAAGATGCACATTGCGCCAACGCGCCTTGCTTCCCAGCATTTCTGGTATCTATTTTGTCACTGACGAACGTAACTACTTACTTTATGTTGGTAAAGCGACAAACTTACAAAGCCGTTGGGCGGGAAGCGGACACCATCGCTACAAGCAGCTTGTTAGGAAGGGATTAGATAAGATTACCATAAGTTATGTTTTGGCTCCTGTTGCACAACTCGATGATTTAGAACGCCAATATATCGCAGCACTCAAGCCGTTACTCAACAATGGCAGGGTTAAGAAGTATCTGCCGAAAAAAAGCCCTCGCTTAAGTGAACTGCAACGCCTGCTCAAGTTAGCTAATGCTCCACTTTTCCCCTCCTGTAAGTTCACAACTGACCGACAAGGAAACACCATACCTAGACCAACGTGGAATTTATTTCGCGGCTTTGTTGCGGGTATTTATACGGTTAACAACCATCGTTACATCGTTATAGTTTGTCAACAAAACATGGGGGAGATCTTATATAACAGTTCTACTCACAAAACCAAAAGGCGTTTTATATTGACAACGAAGAAGTTTGGAAAATTCCTGGTGCAGCGCGTTATACTTGGCTGCACGAACCGATATGGAAATTTGATGCTAGACAAGTAA